The Malus domestica chromosome 10, GDT2T_hap1 genome contains a region encoding:
- the LOC114827559 gene encoding 14-3-3-like protein 16R, which produces MAASSPREENVYVAKLAEQAERYEEMVEFMEKVVSSLPEGEEPTVEERNLLSVAYKNVIGARRASWRIVSSIEQKEESRGNTDHVATIKEYRARIENELSNICGGILKVLESKLVPSAKVGESKVFYLKMKGDYHRYLAEFKTGDERKEAAENTLNAYKAAQDIATSELAPTHPIRLGLALNFSVFYYEILNSPDRACSLAKQAFDEAIAELDTLGEDSYKDSTLIMQLLRDNLTLWTSDMQDDGTDEIKEAPKPQAEPQQ; this is translated from the exons ATGGCGGCCTCATCCCCACGCGAAGAAAACGTCTACGTCGCCAAGCTCGCCGAGCAAGCGGAGCGCTACGAGGAGATGGTCGAGTTCATGGAGAAGGTCGTCTCCTCCCTCCCCGAAGGCGAGGAGCCCACCGTCGAAGAGCGCAACCTCCTCTCCGTCGCCTACAAGAACGTCATCGGCGCCCGCCGTGCCTCCTGGCGTATCGTCTCCTCCATCGAGCAGAAGGAGGAGAGCCGCGGCAACACCGACCACGTCGCCACCATCAAGGAGTACAGAGCTCGGATCGAGAACGAGCTCTCCAACATCTGCGGTGGGATCCTGAAGGTTCTCGAATCGAAGCTCGTTCCGTCTGCGAAAGTCGGAGAGTCCAAGGTGTTTTATCTGAAGATGAAAGGGGATTACCATAGGTATTTGGCTGAGTTCAAAACTGGGGATGAGCGTAAAGAGGCGGCTGAGAACACCCTCAATGCCTATAAGGCAGCGCAG GATATTGCAACCTCTGAGTTGGCTCCAACTCATCCCATCCGTTTAGGATTGGCTTTGAACTTCTCTGTGTTTTACTACGAGATTCTAAATTCTCCTGACCGGGCTTGCAGCCTTGCAAAGCAG GCTTTTGATGAAGCCATTGCAGAGCTGGATACACTGGGAGAGGATTCATACAAGGATAGCACTCTGATAATGCAACTTCTTCGTGATAATCTCACATTGTGGACTTCAGATATGCAG GATGACGGAACAGATGAGATTAAAGAAGCACCCAAGCCTCAGGCTGAGCCACAGCAGTGA
- the LOC103423284 gene encoding uncharacterized protein, whose protein sequence is MGICNSCESISVATAKLILQNGQLQEFSKPIKVSHALQMMNVSPMHFICDSDYMEFGGFFSAVDGDEVLQLGQLYFVLPLGWLKKPLRPEQMAALAVRASLALTNMRRRYGGGCKSASLVVFTISRMADRVGGDSGISDGVGHREVVRRRRRGGRRYNRRGGSGSYRTRLSVVLEEDEKIEEGA, encoded by the coding sequence ATGGGGATTTGCAACTCATGCGAATCAATCTCTGTAGCTACAGCCAAGTTGATTCTTCAAAACGGGCAGCTTCAAGAATTCTCGAAACCGATTAAGGTCTCACATGCATTGCAGATGATGAACGTCAGTCCCATGCATTTCATATGCGACTCAGATTACATGGAGTTTGGAGGCTTTTTTAGTGCTGTTGATGGGGATGAAGTGCTTCAGTTGGGTCAGCTTTACTTTGTGTTACCGTTGGGTTGGCTGAAAAAACCACTTCGACCGGAGCAGATGGCTGCTTTGGCCGTTAGGGCAAGTTTGGCGCTTACAAATATGAGACGGAGATATGGGGGCGGGTGTAAAAGTGCCAGTCTAGTTGTGTTTACTATTAGTCGGATGGCGGACAGGGTAGGTGGTGACAGCGGCATAAGTGATGGAGTCGGACATCGTGAAGTtgtgaggagaagaagaagaggagggcgCCGCTATAACCGTCGTGGTGGAAGTGGTAGCTATAGGACTAGGTTGAGTGTAGTTTTAGAGGAGGATGAGAAGATAGAGGAGGGTGCATAA